In Humulus lupulus chromosome 7, drHumLupu1.1, whole genome shotgun sequence, the following are encoded in one genomic region:
- the LOC133788578 gene encoding vacuolar fusion protein MON1 homolog, whose translation MSSSSASSSFGDDFVDGNSHPISSKSVEDQLASVALAETDDEMASAPPNQESQEGIRFASASEGDVEATENDDDEELVGRVEEEIRSDSCAPLGGVDEVGEGFGRAAVVWGRTISEIEVDAPVSPSSSGYAGERGSSGASSVELEIDEVGNDEIQEARNNAAEGVSHSQASWVPGKRHVDEDDASVSWRKRKKHFFILSHSGKPIYSRYGDEHKLAGFSATLQAIISFVENGGDRVKLIRAGKHQVVFLVKGPIYLVCISCTEEPYESLKGQLEFMYGQMILILTKSVNRCFEKNSKFDMTSLLGGTDAVFSSLIHSFSCNPATFLHAYTCLPLAYATRQAAGAILQDVADSGVLFAILMCKHKVVSLVGAQKASLHPDDVLLLANFVMSSESFRTSESFSPICLPRFNPMAFLHAYVHYFDADTYLVLLSTSSGAFYHLKDCRMRIEMVLLKSNVLSEIQRSLLDGGMHVEDLPVDPLPRSSALSSHLNLPKLPTDSPERLRDTCDGIAGPSGLWHFIYRSIFLDQYVSSEFPAPISSPRQQKRLYRAYQKLYASMHDRGIGLHKTQFKRDENYVLLCWVTQDFELYAAFDPLADKALAIKTCNRVCQWVKDVENEIFLLGASPFSW comes from the exons ATGTCGTCCAGTTCGGCTTCTTCAAGCTTCGGTGATGACTTCGTCGACGGAAATTCCCACCCCATTTCATCAAAATCCGTCGAGGACCAATTGGCGAGCGTCGCATTGGCTGAGACCGACGATGAAATGGCCTCGGCGCCGCCCAATCAGGAAAGCCAAGAGGGCATCCGTTTCGCGTCGGCGAGCGAGGGAGACGTTGAGGCGACTGAAAATGATGACGATGAAGAACTCGTGGGTCGGGTCGAGGAAGAGATTCGGAGCGATTCGTGTGCGCCGCTTGGCGGTGTAGATGAGGTTGGCGAGGGGTTTGGACGAGCTGCTGTCGTTTGGGGGAGAACCATTTCGGAGATTGAGGTGGACGCGCCGGTCAGCCCCAGTAGTAGCGGGTATGCTGGTGAAAGAGGAAGTAGTGGTGCGAGTAGTGTTGAGCTCGAGATTGATGAGGTTGGCAATGATGAGATACAGGAGGCGAGGAATAATGCTGCTGAGGGCGTTTCGCATTCACAAGCCTCGTGGGTGCCTGGGAAACGCCATGTTGATGAG GATGATGCTTCAGTATCATGGAGGAAAAGGAAGAAGCATTTCTTCATTCTTAGTCACTCTGGCAAACCAATATATTCAAG ATACGGTGATGAACATAAGCTAGCTGGATTTTCAGCAACATTACAGGCTATTATTTCCTTTGTTGAGAATGG tGGAGATCGTGTCAAATTAATAAGGGCTGGGAAACACCAG GTGGTTTTTCTTGTTAAAGGACCAATTTATTTAGTATGCATAAGCTGCACAGAGGAGCCTTATGAATCTCTAAAGGGGCAGTTGGAATTCATGTATGGTCAG ATGATACTTATTCTAACAAAGTCGGTAAATAGATGTTTTGAGAAGAATTCAAAGTTTGATATGACATCTTTGCTTGGAGGAACTGATGCTGTCTTCTCCTCCCTCATCCATTCTTTCAGTTG CAACCCAGCCACATTTCTTCATGCATACACATGTCTTCCCCTTGCTTATGCAACAAGGCAAGCCGCAGGTGCCATATTGCAAGATGTTGCCGATTCTGGTGTTTTATTTGCAATATTAATGTGCAAACACAAG GTGGTGAGTCTTGTTGGCGCTCAGAAAGCTTCACTACATCCAGATGATGTTCTACTACTTGCCAATTTCGTTATGTCATCAGAATCATTTAG GACATCTGAATCTTTTTCTCCAATTTGCTTGCCAAGATTTAACCCCATGGCATTTTTGCATGCTTATGTCCATTATTTTGAT GCGGATACTTACTTGGTGTTACTTTCTACTAGTTCAGGTGCCTTTTATCATCTCAAGGATTGCAG GATGCGTATTGAGATGGTCCTTTTAAAGTCAAATGTTCTCAGTGAAATCCAGAGATCCTTGCTAGATGGTGGAATGCATGTTGAAGATTTGCCTGTTGATCCTTTACCTCGCTCTAGTGCATTATCATCTCATCTGAACCTACCCAAACTTCCAACTGATTCTCCCGAGAGGCTCAGGGACACATGTGATGGCATAGCTGGTCCTTCTGGACTTTGGCATTTTATATACCGCAGTATATTTTTAGATCAGTATGTTTCTTCTGAGTTCCCAGCACCAATTAGTAGTCCTAGGCAACAGAAAAG ATTATATAGAGCATACCAGAAGCTTTATGCTTCAATGCATGACAGAGGAATTGGACTCCACAAAACTCAGTTTAAAAGAGATGAAAACTATG TTCTGCTTTGTTGGGTCACTCAAGATTTTGAACTTTATGCAGCATTTGATCCACTTGCAGACAAG GCATTGGCTATAAAGACTTGCAACCGTGTTTGCCAATGGGTGAAAGATGTTGAAAACGAGATATTTTTGCTTGGAGCAAGCCCCTTCTCGTGGTGA